The Flavobacterium sp. HJ-32-4 genome contains a region encoding:
- the lon gene encoding endopeptidase La has translation MPNQKIMTFDSLSFQEFDHEADLIPLMTPEDEEEMDKEKLPQSLPILPLRNTVLFPGVVIPITAGRDKSIRLINDANAGDKTIGVVSQINEEDEDPTPNDINKIGTVASILRILRMPDGNVTVILQGKKRFEIDEVITEVPYMRATVKEVPETRPANGDKEFTAIIDSIKDLATQIIQESPNIPTEATFAIKNIESQPFLVNFVSSNMNLAVKEKQDLLRMSDLKERALATLRFLNIELQKLELKNDIQSKVRFDLDQQQREYFLHQQMKTIQEELGGVSHEEEIEDMQQKARSMNWDEKTRKHFEKELGKMRRMNPQSPDFGIQRNYLELFLELPWNVYSTDNLDLKRAQKILDEDHTGLEDVKKRVIEHLAVLKLRKDMKSPILCLTGPPGVGKTSIGKSIAKALGREYVRMSLGGLRDEAEIRGHRKTYIGALPGRILQNLRRAGTSNPVFVLDEIDKLSSSHNGDPSSALLEVLDPEQNAEFYDNFLEMGFDLSKVMFIATSNTMSSIQPALRDRMEVIRMSGYTLEEKVDIAREHLLPKQLEQHGLGPKDLVIGKKQMERIVEGYTRESGVRALETKIAQVVRHAAKSVAMEEEYNKKVSDNDIVAILGAPKMDRSKAESNEVAGVVTGLAWTSVGGDILFIESLISKGKGGMTLTGNLGSVMKESATIAMEYIKAHGDKFGIDTELLQKHHVHVHVPEGATPKDGPSAGIAMLTSMVSVILQKKVKKHLAMTGEITLRGRVLPVGGIKEKILAAKRASIKEIILSAENKRDIDEIKPEYLEGLTFHYVKEMAEVLQLAITDQKVKNAKKFE, from the coding sequence ATGCCGAACCAGAAAATCATGACCTTTGACAGCCTTTCCTTCCAGGAGTTCGATCACGAAGCGGACCTGATTCCGTTGATGACCCCGGAAGACGAAGAGGAAATGGATAAGGAGAAACTGCCCCAGTCATTACCCATCCTGCCGCTCCGCAATACCGTCCTGTTCCCCGGCGTGGTCATTCCGATCACCGCGGGGCGCGATAAATCCATCCGCCTGATTAACGACGCCAATGCCGGCGACAAGACCATCGGGGTGGTGTCGCAAATCAACGAGGAAGACGAAGACCCAACGCCGAACGACATCAATAAAATCGGCACCGTTGCCAGCATCCTCCGCATCCTCCGCATGCCCGACGGCAACGTGACCGTCATACTGCAGGGTAAAAAACGCTTCGAAATCGATGAGGTCATCACCGAAGTGCCCTATATGCGCGCTACGGTGAAGGAAGTACCGGAAACGCGTCCGGCGAATGGCGACAAGGAATTCACCGCCATCATCGATTCCATCAAAGACCTCGCGACGCAGATCATACAGGAGAGCCCGAACATCCCGACGGAAGCGACCTTCGCCATTAAGAACATCGAGAGCCAGCCGTTCCTGGTGAACTTCGTGTCGTCGAACATGAACCTGGCCGTCAAGGAAAAGCAGGACCTGCTTCGCATGAGCGACCTGAAAGAACGGGCCCTCGCCACCCTCCGTTTCCTCAATATCGAATTGCAAAAACTCGAGTTGAAGAACGACATCCAGTCGAAAGTACGTTTTGACCTCGATCAGCAGCAGCGCGAGTATTTCCTCCACCAGCAGATGAAAACCATCCAGGAAGAACTGGGCGGCGTGTCGCACGAAGAGGAAATCGAAGACATGCAGCAGAAAGCGCGGTCGATGAACTGGGACGAGAAAACCCGCAAGCATTTCGAGAAAGAACTCGGGAAAATGCGCCGGATGAACCCGCAATCGCCTGACTTCGGCATCCAGCGGAATTACCTCGAATTGTTCCTGGAACTGCCGTGGAATGTATACTCAACCGACAACCTTGACCTCAAACGCGCCCAGAAAATACTGGATGAAGACCACACCGGACTCGAAGACGTCAAAAAACGCGTCATCGAACACCTCGCCGTATTGAAGCTACGGAAAGATATGAAGTCGCCGATTCTGTGCCTCACCGGACCTCCGGGCGTCGGGAAGACCTCGATCGGGAAATCGATCGCCAAAGCCCTCGGACGGGAGTATGTGCGGATGTCACTGGGTGGACTCCGGGACGAAGCCGAGATCCGTGGTCACCGGAAAACCTATATCGGCGCGTTGCCAGGCCGTATCCTGCAGAACCTGCGCCGGGCCGGCACGTCGAACCCTGTCTTCGTGCTGGATGAGATCGACAAACTGTCGAGTAGCCACAACGGCGATCCTTCGTCAGCGCTGCTGGAAGTACTCGATCCTGAGCAGAACGCGGAGTTCTACGACAACTTCCTCGAAATGGGCTTCGACCTGTCAAAAGTCATGTTCATTGCCACTTCAAACACGATGAGCAGCATCCAACCGGCCCTTCGCGACCGTATGGAAGTCATCCGGATGTCGGGTTACACACTCGAAGAAAAAGTCGACATCGCACGTGAACATTTGCTGCCCAAGCAATTGGAGCAACATGGGTTGGGTCCGAAAGACCTCGTGATCGGTAAGAAACAAATGGAACGCATCGTCGAAGGCTACACACGCGAATCGGGTGTGCGGGCCCTTGAAACCAAGATCGCCCAGGTCGTACGTCACGCGGCGAAGTCGGTGGCGATGGAGGAGGAATACAATAAAAAAGTATCCGATAACGACATCGTGGCCATACTCGGCGCCCCGAAAATGGACCGCAGCAAAGCCGAGAGCAATGAAGTGGCCGGCGTTGTAACCGGACTCGCCTGGACGAGTGTAGGTGGGGATATCCTCTTCATCGAATCGCTCATCTCCAAAGGCAAAGGCGGGATGACACTGACCGGTAACCTCGGCAGCGTGATGAAAGAGTCGGCGACGATTGCGATGGAATACATCAAAGCGCACGGCGACAAATTCGGCATCGACACCGAATTATTGCAGAAACACCATGTGCACGTGCACGTCCCGGAAGGGGCCACCCCGAAAGACGGACCGAGTGCGGGTATTGCCATGCTGACCTCGATGGTATCGGTCATCCTGCAAAAGAAAGTCAAGAAACACCTGGCCATGACCGGCGAAATCACCCTTCGCGGGCGCGTGCTGCCGGTGGGCGGTATAAAAGAGAAAATCCTTGCCGCCAAACGGGCCAGCATCAAAGAGATCATCCTGTCGGCCGAGAACAAACGCGACATCGACGAGATCAAGCCGGAATACCTCGAAGGACTAACCTTCCATTATGTAAAAGAAATGGCAGAGGTATTACAACTGGCGATTACCGACCAAAAGGTGAAGAATGCGAAGAAATTCGAATAA
- the porQ gene encoding type IX secretion system protein PorQ, giving the protein MPGRRFLFLLLLVPTCMPAQIGGKSVYQFLSLVTSPRQAALGGKVITLRDYDVNSAFFNPASINEEMHNRLSANYGSLFGEVTYGTAAYAYTYDQHVQTIHAGVNYVSYGALEGYDENGEPTGTFTGSEIALSGGYGYNLPYTDWYFGANVKLISSTLEQYNSFGAAVDLGVMYIDEPNDINWGLSIRNLGTQFTTYAGTQEKLPFEILLGVSQELEHVPLRWHITLENLQQWQVAFSNPARSQGNLDGGETPEKVSFFNNALRHLIAGAELFPTKGFNIRIGYNFRRGEELRIVDQRNFSGISVGFGLKMGRLKFDYSYSRYTLAANTSLFGLTINFNDDY; this is encoded by the coding sequence ATGCCCGGGAGACGTTTCCTCTTTTTATTGCTGCTCGTTCCTACGTGCATGCCGGCCCAGATCGGAGGGAAGTCGGTATACCAATTCCTCAGTCTCGTTACCTCACCCCGCCAGGCCGCCCTCGGTGGCAAGGTCATTACCCTGCGCGATTACGATGTGAACTCGGCTTTTTTCAACCCCGCGTCGATCAATGAGGAAATGCACAACCGCCTGTCGGCCAACTACGGCAGCCTTTTTGGGGAAGTCACCTATGGCACCGCCGCCTACGCGTATACCTACGACCAGCACGTTCAGACCATCCACGCAGGCGTCAACTATGTGAGTTACGGCGCGCTCGAAGGCTATGACGAGAACGGAGAACCCACCGGTACTTTTACCGGAAGCGAGATTGCCTTGTCGGGCGGATACGGTTACAACCTTCCGTATACCGACTGGTACTTCGGCGCCAATGTAAAGCTCATTTCTTCTACACTCGAACAGTATAACTCCTTTGGCGCGGCGGTCGACCTCGGCGTCATGTATATCGACGAACCCAACGACATCAACTGGGGACTTTCGATCCGCAATCTTGGGACACAGTTTACGACCTATGCGGGGACGCAGGAGAAACTGCCTTTTGAGATCCTTTTAGGGGTCTCACAAGAGCTGGAGCACGTGCCGCTGCGGTGGCATATTACCCTGGAAAACCTCCAGCAATGGCAGGTGGCCTTTTCCAACCCGGCCCGGTCGCAGGGGAACCTGGATGGGGGAGAGACACCCGAGAAAGTGTCGTTCTTCAATAATGCCCTGCGCCACCTTATTGCCGGGGCCGAACTGTTTCCGACCAAAGGCTTCAACATTCGGATCGGCTATAACTTCCGTAGGGGAGAGGAACTGCGGATCGTCGACCAGCGGAACTTCTCGGGGATTTCGGTGGGCTTCGGACTCAAAATGGGCCGACTGAAGTTCGATTACTCGTATTCCCGTTATACACTGGCGGCCAATACGAGCCTGTTTGGGTTGACAATCAATTTTAACGACGATTACTAA
- a CDS encoding YoaK family protein, which produces MFIHQGRTRTARHNLQIASLLSFVAGIVNVAGFLAVSRLTTNVTGHFAFFVDEVFKLHWLQGFVYFLYIFFFFLGSFSSSFLAEVLTRRKAGFAYIVPTLIESFLLALVAIAGPSRIVSHPDLIACSLLFAMGLQNSLVTRISKATVRTTHLTGLFTDLGIEVSQLFFYRDTDSRKQLLASIRLRLTIIGSFFTGGVIGGVFYGTMGLRILLLGSIALVAGMVYDRLKLKRLGVG; this is translated from the coding sequence ATGTTTATTCACCAGGGCAGAACGCGAACGGCTCGCCACAATCTACAGATTGCGTCGCTGCTCTCGTTTGTCGCCGGGATCGTGAACGTCGCCGGGTTCCTGGCTGTCTCACGGCTCACCACCAACGTCACGGGCCATTTCGCCTTTTTTGTCGATGAGGTCTTCAAGCTCCACTGGTTGCAGGGATTCGTCTACTTCCTTTACATCTTTTTCTTTTTCCTGGGCTCGTTTTCCTCCAGCTTCCTGGCGGAGGTACTGACGCGCCGGAAAGCCGGTTTCGCCTATATCGTACCGACCCTCATCGAAAGTTTCCTGCTGGCACTCGTTGCGATTGCCGGACCCAGCCGGATCGTAAGCCATCCCGACCTGATCGCCTGTTCACTGCTGTTTGCCATGGGCTTACAGAACTCGCTGGTCACCCGGATTTCAAAGGCCACCGTCCGTACGACCCACCTGACCGGACTCTTCACCGACCTCGGCATTGAAGTCTCCCAACTGTTTTTCTATCGCGATACAGACTCCCGTAAACAGCTCTTGGCGTCGATTCGCTTACGGCTGACCATCATCGGTTCCTTTTTTACCGGTGGCGTCATCGGTGGTGTTTTCTACGGAACGATGGGACTGCGGATACTGCTGCTGGGATCGATAGCCCTCGTGGCGGGTATGGTATACGACCGGCTGAAACTGAAACGATTGGGGGTAGGGTGA
- the cmk gene encoding (d)CMP kinase, translating into MKKITIAIDGFSSTGKSTLAKQLAKELGYVYVDSGAMYRAITLYAMQQGYVTADHLDRAHLVQDLPSIELHFEFNPEVGYGEMFLNGQNVEKEIRSIEVSRLVSKIAEVSEVRTKLVQQQKAMGEKKGIVMDGRDIGTVVFPDAELKIYMTASAATRAQRRYDELREKGQAVSYEDVLENVVERDRIDTTRDDSPLVMAEGAIEIDNSYLTREEQLEAVLALVKEAVDA; encoded by the coding sequence ATGAAAAAAATCACCATCGCCATCGACGGCTTTTCCTCCACCGGAAAAAGTACCCTTGCCAAACAATTGGCCAAAGAACTCGGTTATGTGTATGTCGACTCAGGTGCCATGTACCGCGCCATCACCCTCTATGCGATGCAGCAGGGATATGTGACCGCCGACCATCTCGATCGCGCGCATTTGGTGCAGGACCTTCCGTCGATTGAATTGCATTTCGAATTTAACCCGGAAGTAGGGTATGGCGAGATGTTCCTCAATGGACAGAACGTCGAAAAGGAAATCCGCAGTATCGAGGTGTCGCGCCTCGTCAGTAAAATTGCAGAGGTGTCGGAAGTACGGACCAAACTCGTGCAGCAACAAAAGGCGATGGGGGAGAAGAAAGGCATCGTGATGGACGGACGCGACATCGGTACCGTTGTATTCCCGGATGCCGAACTGAAAATCTACATGACCGCTTCGGCCGCCACACGTGCCCAACGCCGGTACGACGAATTGCGCGAAAAAGGGCAGGCAGTGTCGTATGAAGACGTGTTGGAAAATGTGGTCGAACGCGACCGCATCGATACCACCCGCGACGATTCGCCCCTGGTGATGGCCGAGGGAGCTATTGAAATCGACAATTCCTACCTGACGCGCGAGGAGCAGTTGGAGGCGGTGTTAGCACTCGTAAAAGAAGCCGTTGACGCATGA
- a CDS encoding nucleoside permease, which produces MSIKFRLTVMSFFQFFVWGAWLITIGTYCFNTKGWTGAEFGAIFSTMGLASLFMPAITGIIADRWISAEKLYGVLHILYAAVLFYVPQVNDPDTLYYVIFAAMIFYMPTIALSNSVAYRVLKDEDFDVVKVFPPIRVWGTIGFIAAMWITNLTGSKANANQFYIAAIAAVILGIYSFSLPKCKPQHAISEDKSLAEQMGLKAFKLFANYKIALFFIFSMFLGAALQLTNMYGDSFLDDFKKVPEYADSVVVKYSTIIMSISQISETLFILAIPFFLKRFGIKMVMLFSMLAWVLRFGLFAYGDPSEGLWMIIASCIVYGMAFDFFNISGSLFVETSVDSRIRSSAQGVFMMMTNGLGAWLGSTVSGYVIDTFYTNGQDKDWHGIWLSFAIYSLVIAVAFAVLFRHKHNPNDVANVAH; this is translated from the coding sequence ATGAGTATCAAATTCAGGCTCACGGTGATGAGCTTTTTCCAGTTTTTTGTGTGGGGCGCGTGGTTGATTACGATCGGGACCTACTGTTTCAATACAAAAGGATGGACCGGGGCCGAATTCGGGGCTATTTTCTCGACCATGGGACTGGCATCGCTATTTATGCCTGCAATTACGGGCATCATCGCCGACAGATGGATCAGTGCGGAGAAACTGTATGGTGTTTTACATATTTTGTATGCTGCCGTCCTGTTTTATGTACCTCAGGTAAATGACCCTGACACCTTGTATTATGTCATTTTTGCCGCGATGATTTTTTACATGCCGACCATCGCCCTGTCGAATTCCGTAGCCTACCGTGTGTTGAAAGACGAGGATTTCGATGTCGTGAAAGTGTTTCCCCCTATTCGCGTGTGGGGTACGATTGGTTTCATCGCCGCGATGTGGATTACCAATCTTACCGGAAGCAAGGCCAACGCCAATCAGTTTTATATCGCGGCCATTGCGGCCGTAATTCTCGGGATCTATTCTTTTTCCCTGCCAAAGTGCAAGCCACAGCATGCAATTTCCGAAGATAAATCCCTGGCGGAACAAATGGGACTCAAAGCGTTCAAGCTGTTTGCCAACTATAAAATCGCGCTGTTTTTTATCTTCTCCATGTTTCTTGGGGCGGCATTACAGTTAACCAATATGTATGGCGACTCCTTCCTGGACGACTTCAAGAAAGTGCCGGAGTATGCCGACTCGGTGGTGGTTAAGTATTCTACCATCATTATGTCGATATCACAGATTTCGGAAACACTATTCATTTTAGCTATCCCCTTCTTCCTGAAACGCTTCGGGATCAAGATGGTCATGTTGTTCAGTATGCTGGCATGGGTACTGCGTTTCGGACTGTTCGCATATGGCGACCCGTCCGAAGGATTGTGGATGATTATTGCCTCGTGTATCGTATACGGCATGGCATTCGATTTCTTCAATATTTCAGGATCCCTGTTTGTGGAGACGTCGGTCGATTCGCGCATCCGTTCGAGTGCGCAGGGAGTATTCATGATGATGACAAACGGACTCGGCGCCTGGCTCGGCAGTACCGTGAGCGGATACGTAATCGACACCTTCTATACAAACGGCCAGGACAAAGACTGGCACGGCATCTGGTTGTCGTTTGCGATCTATTCACTTGTGATCGCAGTTGCTTTCGCAGTCTTATTCCGTCACAAACACAACCCAAATGACGTAGCCAACGTCGCACATTGA
- a CDS encoding DinB family protein gives MLLREQYQYIKEARAVLLAYSETVRASDFVSEDSGFGPGASMRNLLVHVANCYQFWIGVCCLGRERNFVAYADVSDIHQLRTVFDGVDAMMEEFFVRCRPDDDITYTIPHKTAVAKALQLYTHATTHEFHHKGQVLSISRMLGYTPVDTDVMR, from the coding sequence ATGCTGCTGCGCGAACAATATCAGTATATCAAAGAAGCGCGTGCCGTTTTGCTGGCGTACAGCGAAACCGTACGCGCTTCCGATTTTGTCAGCGAAGACTCGGGTTTCGGGCCCGGGGCCAGCATGCGCAACCTTCTCGTGCATGTCGCCAACTGCTACCAGTTTTGGATAGGGGTGTGCTGCTTAGGCCGTGAGCGGAATTTTGTCGCCTACGCAGACGTGTCCGACATCCACCAGCTTCGGACCGTTTTCGACGGGGTCGACGCCATGATGGAGGAGTTCTTCGTGCGCTGCCGCCCGGATGATGACATTACGTATACAATCCCACACAAAACCGCAGTAGCGAAGGCGCTGCAACTCTACACCCACGCCACCACCCATGAGTTCCACCACAAAGGGCAGGTGCTTTCGATCAGCCGGATGCTGGGGTATACGCCGGTGGATACGGATGTGATGAGGTAG
- the rpsA gene encoding 30S ribosomal protein S1: MSELTKTQADFLDTFNWDNYQEGIDAVDAKNLKEFEDLVAKTFIDTDQEEVVEGTVVRITDRDAIVDINAKSEGVISLNEFRYNPNLKVGDKVEVLIDVREDKTGQLVLSHRKARTIKAWDRVINANETGEIVNGFVKCRTKGGMIVDVFGIEAFLPGSQIDVKPIRDYDQYVNKMMEFKVVKINHEFKNVVVSHKALIEADIEVQKKEIIGQLEKGQVLEGVVKNITSYGVFIDLGGVDGLIHITDLSWSRINHPSEVLELDQKLNVVILDFDDEKTRIQLGLKQLHPHPWDALDPNVAVGDKVKGKVVVIADYGAFIEVAEGVEGLIHVSEMSWSTHLRSAQDFVKVGDVVEAVILTLDREDRKMSLGIKQLSQDPWTDITSKYPVGSKHTGTVRNFTNFGVFVELEEGIDGLVYISDLSWTKKVKHPSEVVAVGDKIDVVVLELDVDGRKLSLGHKQTQPNPWDKHEAAFGVGTVHTGTIAEIVDKGATVDFGDDVVAFIPSRHLEKEDGKKLKKGETAEFKVIEFNKEFKRVVASHSATFREEEEKNVRAAAENNSSNNTNAAPQTLGDNNDILAALKAKMEKGEK, translated from the coding sequence ATGTCTGAATTGACAAAAACACAAGCGGATTTCCTCGACACATTCAACTGGGATAACTACCAGGAAGGTATCGATGCCGTTGACGCAAAGAACCTGAAAGAATTCGAAGACCTGGTTGCCAAGACCTTCATCGATACCGATCAGGAAGAAGTAGTGGAAGGTACGGTAGTGCGTATCACCGATCGTGACGCTATCGTTGACATCAACGCGAAATCCGAAGGTGTGATTTCATTGAACGAATTCCGTTACAACCCGAACCTGAAGGTAGGGGACAAAGTAGAAGTTTTGATCGACGTTCGCGAAGACAAAACCGGACAACTCGTTCTTTCTCACCGTAAAGCACGCACCATCAAGGCATGGGATCGCGTGATCAATGCAAACGAAACAGGCGAAATCGTAAACGGTTTCGTAAAATGCCGTACGAAAGGCGGTATGATCGTAGACGTGTTTGGTATCGAGGCGTTCCTTCCAGGTTCGCAGATCGATGTGAAGCCAATCCGCGATTACGATCAGTATGTGAACAAGATGATGGAATTCAAAGTGGTGAAAATCAACCACGAATTCAAGAACGTCGTCGTGTCGCACAAAGCGCTTATCGAGGCCGATATCGAAGTACAGAAGAAAGAGATCATCGGGCAGCTTGAAAAAGGCCAGGTACTCGAAGGTGTGGTTAAAAACATCACGTCATACGGTGTCTTCATCGACCTGGGCGGCGTAGACGGATTGATCCACATCACCGACCTGTCATGGTCACGTATCAACCACCCGAGCGAAGTACTCGAACTGGATCAGAAACTCAACGTCGTTATCCTTGATTTCGATGACGAGAAAACACGTATCCAATTGGGTCTGAAGCAACTTCACCCACACCCATGGGATGCCCTTGACCCGAACGTTGCCGTTGGTGACAAGGTAAAAGGTAAAGTAGTGGTTATCGCTGACTATGGTGCTTTCATCGAAGTAGCTGAAGGTGTAGAAGGTCTGATCCACGTTTCTGAAATGTCATGGTCTACGCACTTGCGTTCGGCTCAGGACTTCGTAAAAGTGGGCGACGTGGTAGAAGCTGTCATCCTGACACTTGACCGCGAAGACCGTAAGATGTCACTTGGTATCAAGCAATTGTCGCAAGATCCATGGACCGACATCACGTCTAAATATCCAGTTGGTTCTAAGCACACCGGTACGGTTCGCAACTTCACCAACTTCGGTGTATTCGTGGAACTGGAAGAAGGTATCGACGGACTCGTGTATATCTCTGACCTTTCCTGGACGAAGAAAGTGAAGCACCCATCTGAAGTGGTTGCAGTTGGCGATAAGATCGATGTCGTAGTGCTCGAACTGGACGTTGACGGACGCAAACTGTCACTTGGTCACAAGCAGACACAACCGAACCCTTGGGACAAGCACGAAGCGGCTTTCGGCGTAGGAACCGTTCACACGGGTACTATTGCGGAGATCGTAGACAAAGGTGCTACAGTTGACTTCGGCGATGACGTAGTCGCTTTCATCCCTTCCCGTCACCTTGAAAAAGAAGACGGCAAGAAACTGAAAAAAGGCGAAACGGCTGAATTCAAAGTAATCGAGTTCAATAAAGAGTTCAAACGTGTTGTAGCGTCACACAGCGCTACCTTCCGTGAGGAAGAGGAGAAAAATGTTCGTGCAGCTGCAGAGAACAATTCTTCCAACAACACCAACGCGGCTCCACAGACACTTGGTGACAACAACGACATCCTCGCCGCTTTGAAAGCGAAGATGGAGAAAGGAGAGAAGTAA
- a CDS encoding T9SS type A sorting domain-containing protein yields MRKIYFCLLLLISAYVKAQIVNIPDAAFKSMLLQADVDNEIANNLKIDANNDGEIQVEEALSVVTLSVASDQIANLEGLGSFSNVLFLTVGGNLQLTEVDLDNLHNLVSVTCNGTGISTLDFSQTKVKYFVVNNNPQLATLLIKNGVRSQNTFPIGIGSMVNFSGNPSLSYICVDESEAGFIQSQANQAAPEVSVNSYCSFIPGGVIYSITGTNRFDATSNGCDTNDLPYNQIKINVSNGDTDTDTYISPEGDYSVYMGGGDYTLTPLLENPAYFTVTPASLTASFPADSSPVSADFCVTANGVKHDVDVMVVPINVAIPGFPVKYRIICRNIGNQPAFGTVQFTYDGSVMALANAGGGVSSPGSLTFTYGGYPITTTWEYNVEFVLNTPTANPPLNSGDVLTFTATMTGSMGTDENQEDNTFTLHQTVFNSMDPNDKTCLEGTTIDPSMAGKYVHYLIRFENTGTANAQNIVVKDVIDTTKFDMSSLIPLDGSHPFTTRITSTNKVEFIFENIQLPFDDANNDGFVAFKIKTKPTLLAGDNFSNAASIYFDYNAPIVTNTATTTLQALGASDFDFDRYVTIWPNPVSDVLHIESTYDRWSADIFDGGGHLVATFTGSDCIDLTFLPTGTYFLRVRTKGGTAGTKLIKR; encoded by the coding sequence ATGAGGAAAATCTACTTCTGCCTGTTGCTACTCATCTCGGCGTATGTAAAGGCGCAAATCGTCAATATCCCGGATGCCGCCTTTAAAAGTATGCTCCTGCAGGCCGATGTGGACAACGAGATTGCAAATAACCTGAAAATCGACGCCAACAACGATGGTGAAATCCAGGTGGAGGAGGCGCTCAGTGTGGTTACGCTTTCAGTAGCGAGCGACCAGATTGCAAATCTTGAAGGGTTAGGTTCGTTTTCGAATGTGCTTTTTTTGACTGTAGGTGGAAACCTGCAACTTACCGAAGTCGATCTGGACAATCTACACAATTTGGTTTCCGTTACATGCAACGGTACAGGGATTTCGACTTTAGACTTCTCGCAGACCAAAGTAAAGTATTTCGTCGTAAACAATAATCCGCAATTGGCGACTTTGCTTATCAAGAACGGGGTACGATCGCAGAACACGTTTCCTATTGGCATCGGAAGTATGGTGAACTTCAGCGGAAATCCCAGTCTTTCCTATATCTGCGTAGACGAATCAGAAGCGGGTTTCATCCAAAGCCAGGCCAATCAGGCTGCACCGGAAGTATCCGTAAATTCCTACTGCTCCTTCATTCCCGGAGGCGTCATTTATTCGATAACGGGAACCAACCGGTTCGACGCGACCTCAAACGGATGTGATACAAATGATCTACCCTATAATCAGATAAAAATAAATGTTTCGAACGGAGACACGGATACCGATACATACATCAGTCCGGAAGGCGATTATTCCGTTTATATGGGTGGCGGCGATTACACGCTTACACCACTACTTGAAAATCCGGCGTATTTTACCGTGACACCGGCCTCCCTAACGGCATCATTTCCGGCCGACAGTTCTCCGGTAAGTGCCGATTTTTGTGTAACCGCTAACGGAGTCAAACACGATGTAGACGTAATGGTAGTACCCATCAATGTCGCCATTCCCGGTTTTCCTGTCAAATACCGCATCATTTGTCGCAATATCGGCAACCAGCCCGCCTTCGGCACCGTGCAGTTCACGTATGACGGTTCGGTAATGGCACTTGCGAATGCAGGCGGAGGTGTGTCGAGTCCGGGAAGTCTGACGTTTACGTACGGTGGGTATCCCATAACCACGACCTGGGAATACAACGTCGAGTTCGTGCTCAATACACCGACCGCAAACCCGCCACTCAATTCAGGTGACGTGCTTACGTTCACGGCTACGATGACAGGATCGATGGGAACGGATGAGAATCAGGAGGACAATACATTTACGTTGCACCAGACCGTCTTCAACTCTATGGACCCCAACGACAAAACCTGTCTGGAAGGCACGACGATTGATCCGTCAATGGCCGGAAAATACGTCCATTACCTGATTCGATTTGAAAATACAGGAACCGCAAATGCGCAGAATATTGTCGTGAAGGACGTAATCGACACTACCAAATTTGACATGTCGTCCCTTATTCCGCTTGACGGCAGTCATCCTTTTACAACGCGTATCACATCAACCAACAAGGTAGAGTTCATTTTCGAAAACATCCAACTGCCGTTCGACGATGCCAACAATGACGGCTTTGTAGCGTTTAAGATCAAGACAAAGCCCACACTGCTAGCCGGAGATAATTTCAGTAACGCTGCGAGCATCTACTTCGATTATAATGCACCCATTGTAACGAATACAGCGACGACAACCCTGCAAGCGCTTGGCGCTTCTGACTTCGATTTCGACCGTTACGTCACCATATGGCCCAATCCGGTATCGGATGTGCTGCATATTGAAAGCACATATGATCGATGGTCGGCCGATATTTTCGATGGAGGCGGACACTTAGTCGCCACATTCACAGGGTCAGATTGCATCGACCTGACATTCCTGCCAACGGGAACCTACTTCCTGAGGGTCCGTACAAAAGGCGGGACGGCAGGCACAAAATTGATAAAACGATAA